The following proteins come from a genomic window of Yinghuangia sp. ASG 101:
- a CDS encoding DUF6585 family protein, with product MTSASPLSSQPIPQPVAAVASARQLGEHSRTFAHRRTVWRKLNAKRLHLFAHGIVVSGAEEMILSFRYDAMTLFQEVVSQSVNGVQTGTFHTYTVLRPDGTKLKLPDCVNPEQWGPEIQQGLVNAQFPVAQNAIAQGDRLQFGKLTLDHNGVTTPKGTASWREIQRVDIDKGVLVLAKSGHGTNWFRIQVRKIPNFFIAYHLMRGMHQP from the coding sequence ATGACCTCCGCGTCCCCCTTGTCCTCGCAGCCGATCCCGCAGCCCGTTGCGGCCGTCGCCTCGGCACGGCAACTCGGCGAGCACAGCCGGACGTTCGCGCACCGACGCACGGTGTGGCGCAAGCTGAACGCGAAGCGGTTGCATCTCTTCGCGCACGGGATCGTCGTCTCCGGTGCCGAAGAAATGATTCTTTCCTTCCGATACGACGCGATGACGCTGTTTCAGGAAGTGGTGTCCCAGTCGGTCAACGGAGTACAGACCGGCACCTTCCACACCTACACCGTCCTGCGGCCCGACGGCACCAAACTGAAGCTCCCCGACTGCGTGAACCCCGAACAATGGGGGCCGGAGATCCAACAGGGTCTTGTCAACGCGCAGTTCCCCGTCGCACAAAACGCCATCGCACAAGGGGACCGCCTGCAGTTCGGCAAGCTCACCCTCGACCACAACGGCGTGACCACCCCCAAGGGCACGGCGTCCTGGCGCGAAATCCAGCGCGTGGACATCGACAAGGGTGTTCTGGTCCTGGCCAAGTCCGGCCACGGAACCAACTGGTTCCGAATCCAGGTGCGCAAGATCCCCAACTTTTTCATCGCCTACCACCTGATGCGAGGCATGCACCAACCCTGA
- a CDS encoding class I SAM-dependent methyltransferase, which produces MTERIAGQLTEVPETALWALYHRAAEARRPDAVLQDPRAIELVRSLDYAWKERFGAVSSRMAQMVALRARCYDAAVQEFLHRHPKGTVIALGEGLDTQFWRVDNGHVHWMTVDLAEPAGLRAQFLPSHGRQRTVVCDVRDPRWLQEAGASSEVMITAQGLLMYLRPAEVRELLAACATHFPGGRMVFDAVPRWVRDRVRSGQRAPGSRCRTAPMHWAMDLGEHEKLRTAHPGISEVRNLPMPPGRGFVFRYLMPRAGSLPGFRRLPPPVVQLGFAAS; this is translated from the coding sequence ATGACGGAGCGCATTGCCGGGCAGTTGACGGAAGTCCCGGAGACAGCCCTTTGGGCCCTCTACCACCGTGCCGCGGAAGCGCGGCGCCCCGACGCCGTCCTGCAGGATCCGCGCGCGATCGAGCTCGTGCGTTCCCTGGACTATGCCTGGAAAGAGCGGTTCGGAGCAGTCTCGTCCCGGATGGCGCAGATGGTGGCTCTGCGTGCCCGCTGCTACGACGCCGCCGTGCAGGAATTTCTGCACCGCCATCCGAAAGGCACGGTGATCGCACTCGGCGAGGGTTTGGACACACAGTTCTGGCGGGTGGACAACGGCCACGTGCACTGGATGACTGTCGACCTCGCGGAACCGGCGGGTCTGCGTGCCCAATTCCTTCCGTCCCATGGCCGGCAGCGCACCGTGGTCTGTGACGTCCGAGACCCTCGTTGGCTGCAGGAGGCCGGCGCCTCGTCCGAGGTGATGATCACAGCCCAGGGGCTGTTGATGTACTTGCGGCCCGCAGAGGTGCGGGAACTGCTCGCGGCCTGTGCGACGCACTTCCCCGGGGGACGCATGGTGTTCGATGCGGTTCCCCGTTGGGTCCGGGACCGCGTCAGGTCCGGACAGCGGGCTCCTGGCAGCCGCTGCCGGACGGCGCCGATGCACTGGGCGATGGACTTGGGCGAGCACGAGAAGCTGCGCACCGCTCACCCCGGTATCAGCGAGGTCCGCAACCTGCCGATGCCGCCCGGGCGTGGGTTCGTCTTCCGCTACCTCATGCCACGCGCGGGCAGTCTGCCCGGGTTCCGTCGGCTGCCCCCGCCGGTCGTCCAGCTGGGATTCGCGGCGTCCTGA
- a CDS encoding phthiocerol/phthiodiolone dimycocerosyl transferase family protein, whose amino-acid sequence MERALSAHEIAMVAGDMRVVTVCEVHGDLDESAVERALQALAQVYPLIGGRIVFRDGGGCMRIPETAAVVRLHRADALAPELSVRTDWSEGPLLRVTLISEERKHLLVSTMPRACVEGMGLVALHKRFWALYAAECSGSSVTPTPVHPILAPPIEDSLRHKYSASDLRNYAAQQAGTETRYPPARLPNLLSPEGVPGSDPTFGATRVTVDPAGTTALANIAHRNRMSVNSLVCGVVVAALRPLLEPSTGPVRVGCGVAVDMRRRMNPPIPPEVMQSAASGLPIELVVGDDADPVELGRELSARVRENLDAGTAERELAGLATFRNMVERQPPTCTVTNLGTIPVPTLPGNQVVTDFRLLPMTRIPMPFVVVSQFDGRLSLDIAFSRACHTDAQIDDIAARTRGMVQTTVSLHEHASGEHDDARGVGTAAPV is encoded by the coding sequence ATGGAGCGCGCTCTGTCCGCCCACGAAATCGCGATGGTCGCCGGCGATATGCGGGTGGTGACCGTCTGCGAGGTGCACGGGGACCTCGACGAGTCGGCCGTCGAGCGTGCACTTCAAGCCCTGGCCCAGGTGTACCCGCTGATCGGCGGCAGGATCGTCTTCCGGGACGGGGGCGGCTGCATGCGCATCCCCGAGACCGCCGCCGTGGTCCGTCTCCACCGGGCCGACGCGTTGGCGCCGGAACTCAGTGTGCGGACCGATTGGTCCGAGGGGCCTTTGCTGCGCGTGACGCTGATCTCCGAGGAGAGGAAGCACCTCCTCGTCAGCACGATGCCCAGGGCATGTGTGGAAGGCATGGGGCTCGTCGCGCTGCACAAGAGGTTCTGGGCTCTCTACGCGGCGGAGTGCTCGGGATCCTCCGTCACGCCGACGCCGGTGCACCCCATCCTGGCTCCGCCGATCGAGGACAGTCTCCGCCACAAATATTCTGCTTCGGACCTGCGCAACTACGCGGCACAGCAAGCGGGAACGGAAACCCGGTATCCCCCGGCGCGCCTCCCGAATCTGCTGTCGCCGGAAGGAGTCCCCGGCTCCGACCCCACATTCGGGGCGACCCGCGTCACCGTGGACCCGGCGGGCACGACCGCGCTCGCGAACATCGCCCACCGCAACCGGATGTCCGTCAACTCCCTCGTCTGCGGAGTGGTCGTCGCCGCGCTGAGGCCCCTGCTCGAACCCTCCACCGGTCCGGTCCGTGTGGGGTGCGGGGTCGCGGTGGACATGCGCAGAAGGATGAACCCGCCCATCCCCCCCGAGGTCATGCAGTCAGCGGCATCGGGGTTGCCCATCGAACTCGTCGTCGGCGACGACGCCGATCCCGTCGAACTGGGGCGGGAACTGTCGGCGCGGGTGCGCGAGAACCTTGATGCGGGGACGGCCGAAAGGGAGTTGGCCGGCTTGGCCACCTTCCGGAACATGGTGGAGCGACAGCCTCCGACCTGCACCGTCACCAATCTCGGAACGATCCCGGTTCCCACTCTTCCGGGGAACCAGGTGGTCACGGACTTCCGGCTTCTTCCCATGACCCGTATCCCCATGCCCTTCGTGGTGGTCAGCCAATTCGACGGGAGACTCAGCCTGGACATCGCCTTCAGCCGTGCCTGCCATACCGATGCCCAGATCGATGACATCGCCGCACGAACGCGCGGCATGGTCCAGACGACCGTCTCCCTCCACGAACACGCGTCCGGCGAACACGACGACGCACGCGGAGTCGGCACCGCGGCGCCCGTGTGA
- a CDS encoding DUF6247 family protein translates to MTTQPDGPNPVYRIAQPASTPEDLRAALAVVAPDALGTFDAERAAALRQAREQVSAAPMRRFAGQWAVYVAVERHPERAARLRALEARAAEVDDIDEARELAGEIGRILDQACAEAGVERQDAV, encoded by the coding sequence ATGACCACACAGCCCGACGGGCCGAATCCTGTGTACCGCATCGCGCAGCCGGCAAGTACCCCGGAAGATCTGCGCGCCGCGCTTGCTGTGGTCGCCCCGGATGCATTGGGGACGTTCGATGCTGAGCGCGCGGCCGCGCTCCGGCAGGCCCGTGAACAGGTGAGTGCCGCACCCATGCGGCGTTTCGCGGGGCAATGGGCTGTGTACGTCGCTGTCGAGCGCCATCCGGAACGTGCGGCCCGGCTCAGAGCGCTGGAAGCCCGCGCGGCTGAGGTGGACGACATCGACGAGGCTCGTGAACTCGCGGGCGAGATCGGTCGAATCCTGGACCAGGCTTGCGCCGAGGCCGGTGTCGAGCGTCAGGACGCGGTGTGA
- a CDS encoding methyltransferase domain-containing protein: MHSSTAWNPLQALKDSDPRTRPFHDLLARVPDPPGRPARIADLGCGTGSVTALLAARWPDAHITGFDNCAESLAVAEEFARQTAGGGLLEFRHGDIAEWIPDEPFDLVISSAAIQWVADHPYRFEAWTRTLPIGGVFAFQVPDNAAAASHTALRELCAGPRWRDRLGPGIPPSPKVWAPVEYLDHLGCLGFAVDAWEATYAHVLPTTDPFAGWVGGTGMRPVVNALADEPGAAEEFFADYLDRLREVYPATPYGTVFPFRRIFAVARKEETA, encoded by the coding sequence ATGCACTCCAGCACGGCCTGGAACCCCCTGCAAGCCCTGAAGGACAGCGACCCGCGTACCCGCCCCTTCCATGATCTCCTTGCCCGCGTCCCGGACCCGCCGGGCCGTCCCGCCCGCATCGCCGACCTCGGCTGCGGCACCGGGAGCGTCACCGCGCTGCTGGCCGCGCGATGGCCCGACGCCCATATCACCGGGTTCGACAACTGCGCCGAAAGCCTGGCCGTGGCCGAGGAGTTCGCGCGGCAGACCGCAGGGGGTGGCCTCCTGGAGTTCCGTCATGGTGACATCGCCGAATGGATCCCGGACGAGCCCTTCGACCTCGTCATCTCCAGCGCCGCGATCCAGTGGGTGGCGGATCATCCGTACCGCTTCGAGGCGTGGACGCGAACTCTGCCGATCGGCGGGGTCTTCGCCTTCCAGGTCCCCGACAATGCCGCCGCCGCCAGCCACACCGCGCTCCGTGAGCTGTGCGCGGGTCCCCGATGGCGCGACCGGCTCGGGCCCGGGATCCCCCCGTCCCCGAAAGTGTGGGCCCCGGTCGAGTACCTGGACCACCTGGGCTGCCTGGGATTCGCGGTGGACGCCTGGGAGGCGACGTACGCCCATGTCCTGCCGACGACTGACCCGTTCGCCGGCTGGGTCGGAGGAACGGGGATGCGCCCCGTGGTGAACGCCCTCGCCGACGAACCGGGGGCGGCGGAGGAGTTCTTCGCCGACTACCTCGACCGGCTGCGCGAGGTGTACCCCGCCACCCCGTACGGCACGGTCTTCCCGTTCCGCCGCATCTTCGCGGTCGCACGCAAGGAGGAGACGGCGTGA
- a CDS encoding bifunctional DNA primase/polymerase: protein MLVRRRTRAALQAAALFYATDRGWPVVPGAYVDQGRCSCRSPRCPEAGAHPGDDAGLTAASRSADVIRAWWGRQPYSVLLATGLEFDVLDAPAHAGYAAIRELARLGFPPGPVVHVPSDRLLFLVQPGARDVYWYTIDHNDAAHVDVLHHGLGHVTPAPAGPGGRYGAEPRWAVAPDPTDRRLPEAVEVLGTLVRSCLQDPTAPAAYARR, encoded by the coding sequence ATGCTCGTGCGGAGACGCACTCGGGCGGCACTGCAGGCAGCCGCCCTGTTCTATGCGACGGACCGCGGCTGGCCCGTGGTCCCCGGCGCGTACGTCGACCAGGGCCGCTGCTCGTGCCGGTCGCCGCGCTGCCCCGAAGCGGGCGCGCACCCCGGCGACGACGCGGGCCTGACCGCGGCCAGCCGCTCGGCGGACGTGATCAGGGCGTGGTGGGGGCGGCAGCCGTACTCGGTGCTGCTCGCCACCGGACTCGAATTCGACGTCCTCGACGCCCCCGCGCACGCCGGCTACGCGGCGATCCGGGAGCTGGCACGCCTGGGCTTCCCGCCGGGCCCGGTGGTGCATGTGCCGTCCGACCGACTGCTGTTCCTCGTCCAGCCCGGCGCCCGCGACGTCTACTGGTACACGATCGACCACAACGACGCCGCGCACGTCGACGTCCTCCACCACGGTCTCGGACACGTCACCCCCGCACCCGCCGGCCCCGGCGGCCGGTACGGCGCGGAACCACGATGGGCCGTCGCCCCCGACCCGACCGACCGGCGCCTGCCCGAGGCCGTCGAAGTCCTGGGCACCTTGGTCCGCTCCTGCCTCCAGGACCCGACCGCCCCCGCAGCGTACGCCCGCAGGTGA
- a CDS encoding (Fe-S)-binding protein, with protein MQLAAIVIALVISVVGFALLGRAAAYIFQYVKLGQPVLGRSGPVGKRLTNMLTEILGHTRMLKWGIVGFAHWFVMVGFGALFLTLVTAYGQLFDAEFHLPIIGHWVVWNFFEELIGLATVLAILALIVIRQLNHPRLAGRKSRFAGSTFWQAYFVEGVVLGVGLCIMMLRGLEGAINGEESWSAHYPVSYPLVKAFEGLSTGSLENLIYIVAMLKIVISMGWATTIGLNPSMGVAWHRFTAFFNIFFKREASGGVALGALQPMTSGGKPIDFEDPKDDDIFGVGQVEHFAWKGLLDFATCTECGRCQSQCPAWNTGKPLSPKLLIMSLREHAFAKAPYLLAGGGKDMGGDEKGTEEQLAKVPASALAEAERPLVGTAADGGIIDPDVLWSCTTCGACVEQCPVDIEHVDHIVDMRRYQVLIESAFPSEAATMLKGLENKGNPWGLAAKARLDWTKELKKATGIKVPIMGEDIEPSEVEYLYWVGCAGALEDRAKKTTKAFAELLHIAGVKYAILGKEESCTGDSARRLGNEFLFQMLGAQNVATLNMAFGEDDEDESTRLPASKKRIVTTCPHCFNTIANEYPQLGGQFEVIHHTQLLQHLVDEGRLVPVGPVEGLITYHDPCYLGRHNKIYTPPREIIAKVPGLRNEEMHRHKERGFCCGAGGARMWMEERIGKRINNERVDEALALNPDIVSTACPFCLVMLSDSVTGKKQSGQAKESTQVVDVSQLLLQSVKVPEPVGVGASPAAAPPASAAAASGGTAASGGAPAAGAATGSGGANGASGNGASGNEASGNGASDNGAASGNGAASGNGAASGNGSSADGASPAPGASGESDASEAETK; from the coding sequence ATGCAGCTTGCCGCCATCGTCATAGCGCTGGTCATCAGCGTGGTCGGCTTCGCCCTGCTCGGGCGCGCCGCCGCGTACATCTTTCAGTATGTGAAGCTCGGCCAACCGGTACTCGGACGCTCGGGACCGGTCGGGAAACGCCTCACGAACATGCTCACCGAAATCCTGGGCCACACCCGGATGCTCAAGTGGGGCATCGTCGGGTTCGCCCACTGGTTCGTCATGGTCGGCTTCGGGGCGTTGTTCCTCACCCTGGTCACCGCGTACGGCCAGCTCTTCGACGCCGAATTCCACCTGCCGATCATCGGTCACTGGGTGGTCTGGAATTTCTTCGAGGAATTGATCGGCCTGGCCACGGTCCTCGCCATCCTGGCGCTGATCGTCATCCGGCAGCTCAATCACCCTCGCCTGGCAGGACGCAAGTCGCGCTTCGCGGGTTCCACGTTCTGGCAGGCGTACTTCGTCGAGGGCGTGGTCCTCGGTGTCGGCCTGTGCATCATGATGCTGCGCGGCCTGGAAGGCGCGATCAACGGCGAGGAGTCGTGGAGCGCGCACTACCCGGTCTCGTACCCGTTGGTGAAGGCGTTCGAGGGACTGTCGACGGGCAGCCTGGAGAACCTCATCTACATCGTCGCGATGCTCAAGATCGTGATCTCCATGGGCTGGGCGACCACCATCGGCCTCAACCCGTCGATGGGTGTCGCGTGGCACCGCTTCACCGCGTTCTTCAACATCTTCTTCAAGCGCGAGGCGTCCGGCGGCGTCGCGCTCGGCGCCCTCCAGCCGATGACCTCCGGCGGCAAGCCGATCGACTTCGAGGACCCCAAGGACGACGACATCTTCGGCGTCGGCCAGGTGGAGCACTTCGCGTGGAAGGGCCTGCTCGACTTCGCGACCTGCACCGAGTGCGGACGCTGCCAGTCGCAGTGCCCCGCCTGGAACACCGGCAAGCCGCTGTCGCCGAAGCTGCTGATCATGTCGCTGCGCGAGCACGCGTTCGCGAAGGCGCCGTACCTCCTCGCCGGCGGCGGCAAGGACATGGGCGGCGACGAGAAGGGCACCGAGGAGCAGCTGGCCAAGGTGCCCGCGAGCGCCCTCGCGGAGGCCGAGCGCCCGCTCGTCGGCACCGCCGCGGACGGCGGCATCATCGACCCGGACGTGCTGTGGTCGTGCACGACCTGCGGCGCGTGTGTCGAGCAGTGCCCGGTCGACATCGAGCACGTCGACCACATCGTCGACATGCGCCGCTACCAGGTGCTGATCGAGTCCGCGTTCCCCTCCGAGGCCGCGACGATGCTCAAGGGCCTGGAGAACAAGGGCAACCCGTGGGGCCTCGCGGCCAAGGCGCGCCTGGACTGGACCAAGGAGCTCAAGAAGGCCACCGGCATCAAGGTGCCGATCATGGGCGAGGACATCGAGCCGTCCGAGGTCGAGTACCTGTACTGGGTCGGCTGCGCGGGCGCGCTGGAGGACCGCGCGAAGAAGACCACCAAGGCCTTCGCGGAACTGCTGCACATCGCGGGCGTCAAGTACGCGATCCTCGGCAAGGAGGAGTCGTGCACGGGTGACTCCGCCCGCCGCCTCGGCAACGAGTTCCTGTTCCAGATGCTCGGCGCGCAGAACGTCGCGACGCTCAACATGGCGTTCGGCGAGGACGACGAGGACGAGTCGACCAGGCTGCCCGCGTCGAAGAAGCGCATCGTCACCACGTGCCCGCACTGCTTCAACACGATCGCGAACGAATACCCGCAGCTCGGCGGGCAGTTCGAGGTCATCCACCACACGCAGCTGCTGCAGCACCTGGTCGACGAGGGCCGCTTGGTGCCGGTGGGGCCCGTCGAGGGGCTCATCACGTACCACGACCCGTGCTACCTGGGCCGGCACAACAAGATCTACACGCCGCCGCGCGAGATCATCGCCAAGGTGCCCGGTCTGCGGAACGAGGAGATGCACCGGCACAAGGAGCGCGGCTTCTGCTGCGGCGCCGGCGGTGCCCGCATGTGGATGGAAGAGCGCATCGGCAAGCGCATCAACAACGAGCGCGTCGACGAGGCGCTGGCCCTCAACCCGGACATCGTCTCGACCGCGTGCCCGTTCTGCCTGGTCATGCTGTCCGACTCGGTGACCGGGAAGAAGCAGAGCGGGCAGGCGAAGGAGTCGACGCAGGTGGTCGACGTCTCGCAGCTGCTGCTGCAGTCGGTCAAGGTGCCGGAGCCGGTGGGCGTGGGGGCTTCGCCCGCGGCGGCGCCGCCCGCTTCGGCCGCGGCGGCCTCCGGCGGGACGGCCGCTTCCGGCGGGGCGCCCGCGGCCGGGGCGGCGACTGGCTCCGGTGGGGCGAACGGGGCTTCCGGGAACGGGGCTTCCGGGAACGAGGCTTCCGGGAACGGCGCTTCCGACAACGGGGCTGCTTCTGGCAACGGGGCTGCTTCCGGCAACGGGGCTGCTTCCGGCAACGGGAGCTCGGCCGACGGAGCCTCGCCGGCGCCGGGGGCGTCCGGGGAGTCCGATGCCTCGGAGGCCGAGACCAAGTAG
- a CDS encoding Yip1 family protein: MTGNDRYPYDPYGSAHEPPVQYDQYGRPLPQGPQAHPQAPHQQHQQHQQHQAPRTHQAPQPHDAPRPPSHRHHPGQQGQSPPRYQQQPPPPAQPSAYPAGPLALPDETSIYVYGGTPDGYTQVTPAVPEPAPRRRAADAGRGYPGQPYTPVATARPLVWQEVLSGLATRPLATLERARDQAFWWPALIVSAICGVLAMIANDTARDQVLSTTLSTSVPAILLSAVLVPAFCVVLGWVSTMLARSLGGNGDAGPFITLAALVTWLADAPRLLVSLFAHDDNSALFTLGLATFALTAWLLTAAAMRVHELPWPRALGAVSVQLIALLVSLKLPVTG, from the coding sequence GTGACCGGCAACGACCGCTATCCCTACGACCCTTACGGGTCGGCGCACGAACCGCCTGTGCAGTACGACCAATACGGTCGGCCGCTGCCGCAGGGCCCGCAGGCGCACCCGCAGGCGCCGCACCAGCAGCACCAGCAGCACCAGCAGCACCAGGCACCCCGGACGCACCAGGCGCCGCAGCCGCATGACGCGCCCCGGCCACCGTCGCACCGGCACCACCCAGGGCAGCAGGGCCAAAGCCCGCCGCGGTACCAGCAGCAACCGCCGCCGCCCGCCCAGCCGTCCGCGTACCCCGCCGGTCCGCTCGCGCTGCCGGACGAGACGAGCATCTACGTCTACGGCGGGACGCCCGACGGCTACACGCAGGTCACGCCCGCCGTACCGGAGCCCGCGCCCCGGCGGCGCGCCGCCGATGCGGGCCGGGGGTACCCGGGGCAGCCGTACACGCCGGTCGCCACCGCGCGCCCGCTCGTCTGGCAGGAGGTCCTGAGCGGCCTGGCCACCCGGCCGCTGGCGACCCTGGAGCGCGCCCGCGACCAGGCGTTCTGGTGGCCGGCACTGATCGTCTCGGCGATCTGCGGCGTGCTGGCGATGATCGCCAACGACACCGCGCGGGACCAGGTGCTCTCCACGACGCTCAGCACGAGCGTCCCGGCCATCCTGCTCAGTGCGGTGCTGGTGCCGGCGTTCTGCGTCGTGCTCGGGTGGGTGTCGACCATGCTCGCCCGGTCGCTCGGCGGCAACGGCGACGCCGGGCCGTTCATCACCCTCGCCGCGCTGGTCACGTGGCTGGCCGACGCGCCGCGGCTGCTGGTGTCGCTGTTCGCGCACGATGACAACTCGGCGCTTTTCACGCTCGGCCTCGCGACCTTCGCGCTGACCGCGTGGCTGCTGACCGCCGCCGCGATGCGCGTCCACGAACTGCCGTGGCCGCGTGCGCTCGGGGCGGTGTCCGTCCAACTGATCGCGCTGCTGGTGTCGTTGAAGCTGCCGGTGACCGGCTGA